TTAACATAATTGGCTTGCCATAGGGCCAGGGCGCTCTCGCGCGTAGCGATGCGGATACGGGAAATGGGCATTGGGCTCGATCACTCATTTGTGTGGGCGGGTAATTCTATCAGAGCGGCGGCAGCTATGGCTCAGCTTGCACAGATTCTGGGAGCGGATATCAGGCGCGTGTGCGCAGCCAGTCCTCAAGAATGATACGCGCGGCAATGGAATCCACTGGATTGTCGGCGTAGCTGCCGCGGTGGCCGCGTTCCGCTGCCTCCTCTTTGGCTGCGCGGGTACTGAGGCGCTCATCAATCATTTCCACCGGTAGCCCGGTGCGCCCGTGCAGGCGCTGGCCAAATTTACGTGCACGAACACCAAATTCACTCTCACTGCCATCCATATTCAGTGGTAAACCCACAAGCAAATAATGTGGCTTCCACTCGTCGATCAGTCGTTGGACCTTGTCCCAGTCCGGTTTGCCGTCTTTTGCCGGCAGTGGTGGC
The DNA window shown above is from Microbulbifer variabilis and carries:
- the ruvX gene encoding Holliday junction resolvase RuvX, with amino-acid sequence MSKPITALAFDFGTRSIGLAFGQSLTGSAKELPPLPAKDGKPDWDKVQRLIDEWKPHYLLVGLPLNMDGSESEFGVRARKFGQRLHGRTGLPVEMIDERLSTRAAKEEAAERGHRGSYADNPVDSIAARIILEDWLRTRA